Genomic window (Pseudopipra pipra isolate bDixPip1 chromosome 7, bDixPip1.hap1, whole genome shotgun sequence):
CAGTACATGCATAGGCAATTATTAGTGGTTCAGAGATTCTCTGTGGCAGTCAAGTGAAAAACTTCATCTAAGGCAAATTTGTGTAGGTGGTGACTGTACCCAAAGTGTGTACTGGGGGGAAACCACAGGAGTGAAGTTGTCCTATGGAAATCAGAGTTGGCAGTAACTGTAACTCTGTCAGGGGTTCTCGGTGTTCTTAGGGTCTTGAGTGGCTGACAAACTCCTGACCTCAGTGGAGACCGCTCTGGCGTTAGATCCTACGTTAAATCTCTGTGAGGTACTAATGTGGGGGCAAAAAACGTGAAACACCAAAAATCTGGGCCTATGTTCTCACCTGCCAGAGTCCCtgactgcttttgttttcttgtgtaATGTTCAGCAGTCAGCTGGGTGAATAATCCTATTATTTCACCTCCTTTCCATGCAGAAAATTGGGGACTCGTACCGCGGCTATTGTGTGAGTGAGACAGAATTAGAGAGTGTTCTAACGCTACACAAGCAGCAAACACAAAGTGTGTGGGGGACACGCCAGTCTCCAAGCCCAGCCAAACCCGCCACACGGTTGATGTGGAAATCTCAGTATGTCCCATATGATGGGATCCCCTTTGTCAATGCAGGTAActaacttttattttaataactacTTTCAAAATTTCAACATTAGCTTCCAACTGGCCATAAAGAGGAGTCTTTATGTTGTTCCTTAGTGTTGGTAAAGTCAAGGCATAAACATAAAAAAGGAGCAGCTTGGGCATTTCTGTGACACAGTCTGAAGGAGCTTGTTTTCTGAAACAAGAGGAAAcatgttttttgggtttttttatgttttgttgtgattatttccttttgtccttTAGGAATTAGTTAAGTACTGTTTGATGGGGGTTCATGTGCTGAAATCTTTAAGGGGGAGGTCCCATCTGCTCTATTAGGACATGAAAGTGCTCATAAGAGTAAGAGCTTGTTCGCTTATTCTTGCCTAACTTGAAGATCTTTTGAAGAGTTTGTTCCTCAGGAGTCAAGAAACTATTTAAGTTgcaacctttaaaaaaaaataaataaattttaaaaagcaaccaAACAAGATAAACATCAACATACCTCAGCAGacagatttttgttgtttttttttttaaatgaacatgAATACTTCATAGGTTGGTAATTACATATTTAGCTCATGAATGTTATGTGTTACTAAGAGTTAATTTGGATATTAAATGAATGGGGTTTAATTGTTACATAGAGAAAATGATTGGCAGGAATGTAGGTTATgtgcttgggttttttcttttctttttcttttttttcccctggaagttACTGAAAAAGTGAAGTATTAGCACCAGTTTTAAAGCTTCAACCATAAACTGTGaggtaaaagaaaacaaagtcatCAAAATCTTGATTGTTATTTTTAGTGAGAATTTTGGATAGTTGAAGCTTTTGTTAAACAAGGTCCTTATCAAACTGGTTTTGAGATTCAGTTTAGCAAAGACTAGTTTAAAGCTGTTGCAGTCTTTTCAATCctgaaatttacattttaagttTGTATGTTAAAATGTTTGTTAATGTTTGTTTGTTAAAAACGAGACAAGGTATATTTGTTAtacataattaaatttttttcattattttttcaatgtCATTTATTGCCCTGAAGCAATAAATCATTTGATATCTTACAGACGCAGATTATGTTCCTGTTGTAATACTTAAAAAGGTTTTGGTTATGTCACTTTTGGTATAGGCAGCTGCTTGCCTGACAAATAAAAGATAACTAAACATGACGTGGAAGAAATTTGGAAAACGTTCCCTTCTTGACCATGTTAATGCTTTACTTGTTACCTCTTTTTTTAGAGGTCTGATTGGAAGTCACTTCAAGTTTAGAGCAAAGCAGCGTTTGTTTAGGCCTGTCTGGTTTTGTGTGGGTATGCTGCTCTGAAACTCTGTTATTTGGCAGTTAAGATAGCTCTGACTTGCAGTTGAGAATTTATGGGACAGACTGGTCTGAAGTGTTGATTTAAGCCGGGGGCTGGAAATGGCTGCTGACCTActgtcgtggtttaaccccagctggaaACAACCACAGAGCCACTTGTTCTTTCCTCCtggtgggatggaggagaggaTCGAAAGGGTAGAAGtgagaaaactcgtgggttgagataaaggcagtttagaAGGTTAAGGAAAAGCTgggcacacaagcaaagcaaagtaaAGAATTCACTCACAACTTCCCGTCATCAGGCGTGTGTTCAGCCATCCCTAGGAAAGCGGGGCTCTGTCACCTCTAATGCTGACTTGGAAAGACAGATACTATACCTTTGAGTGCCcgcctcttcctccttcttcccccagctctgtACGCTGAACATGAGGCCATATGgtatattccataccatattcCATGACTTTGGTCAGTTTGAgacagctgtcctggctgtgtcccctcccagtttCTTGTGCCCCTCAGCTTCCTTGCCTGTGGGGTGCAATGAGAGGCAGCAAAGACCTTGACTCagtgtaagccctgctcagcagtaactaaACATCCCCGTGTTATcagcactgttttcagcacaaatacaaaacacagcCTCATACtggctactgtgaagaaaattaaaactcagtcccagccaaaaccagcacgtGTTTGATTTCAGCTGTGgattttctctgttattttggGGATTCTGCTTCTTTTATGTTTATTACCAGCATTGTACTCCTTTGGTAATTTTCTCATCTTATAAAGTACTGGTGTTCACCAGAGCAGAATCTCATATTTTGCCTTCACATATGTTGCAGGAGTGTTATGAGGTGTAACAGGTTTGAGAAATGCCTAGTAAATGTTCTGTGTTCTTGCATGCTGTGAGAGAAGCATTTGCACTGTATGTGCTTGCTACACCTAAGCGTTCTGTCTTCTGAACAGTCCGATGGCAAACAGAAACGTTCTGTTTCAGAACTCTCATCTCTTCTGTAGTTACTATTTTACTGTAAAAAATTCAGTTATTGCTTGAATAAATATAGAgtgaattgctttctgtttccAGGAAGCAGAGCCATTGTAATGGAGTGTCAATATGGGCCAAGGAGGAAAGGTTTCCAGCCCAAAAAAGCTGGTGAGCAGGAAAGCACCTCTGGCCATCTGTACAAAGCCACTTGTCCAGCAAGGTATGAATTATCTATAAAGCTGTAAGAGTGACTCAGCAACCTAAGAAAGTGTTCTTTCTGTGAGTTGGGACAGAGCACTCTTTTGGGGTGGTAGCTGATACTCTCTGCTGTAGCTCTTGTTTCATCTCCTTGGGAACTTGAGGTTGATACTCATTTAGAGGTAAGGAGGACATGCTGTCCTGTTTGACTCAATAAGGCTGAGATCTGACAGATTGCCTGGATGCAAAGTAGCAGCACATCACTATATGAAATAGAAGTAAGAATCATTATCTACCTGAGCATTAGTGAGTTATTGTGATGTTCTTTAGCGACCATTTTGGGTCATAAAACTTTGTcatattatttattgttttttcttcaggCTTTTAATTGCATTGATATCAGTCAATCAGCCTAGTTTAGCACAAGTCCTGTGTGCTGAAGATGTTACAGTTCTTCCTGTTCACTGAGGAGTTTCTCCTTATCCAGCACTaatgggttttttcctcatCCTTGAGCACCCTCCTGGATGCTCGTTCAGTTTTTACTGATTTAAGAGTGTGTTTACTTCAACAGTTGTAGCTAAGTACGTATGTGCTCAATTTTGCACAGCTGGGTGAACTGCAGTCTGTTCACAAATGGTGTGTGCTTTTGCTATGCTGAGGGACAGAGGGTTTTTTCTGAGGAGCAAAATCACTCTGACTGAGCAGCTGCCAGACCAGAACAGAAGTGTGTCTGTATGCATCCATCTCTATTGAAGTGTCTTTAAGAATTCTACAGTTATTTTAGAGGCTCCTTCCTCCCTGCATCACTCTGCTCAAACTTCTATTCTAGTGTCTGATATGAAGATGGGGATTTTGCCTTTCCCCTCCCAAGGACAAAGTATACTgatggagaatttttttttattccccctGCCTTCCCCCTTGGCAGAATCTATATTAAAAAGGTGCAGAAGTTTCCAGAATACAGGGTTCCTACCGATCCTAAAATTGACAAGAAAATCATAAGAATGGAGCAGGAGAAAGCATTCAACATTCTGAAGAAGAACTTGATAGATGCTGGCGGTATCCTCAGGTGAAACTTCcacttctttctttattttcacaaaTGAAGCAAAAAAGAGCAATGTTTTGCTaggtttgctttattttttactgaGTCACTTATTAAGGCTTTTGATTAATATCAACagtaaaaaaatcccacaatgTCAGTAAGACTCCTGTGGCTCTGAAGTATTCATTTGGTAAATGCATTAAGCACCAAGTGGTGGAACTTCAGCAGGTGTTTTCATGCAGATAGAAATAGTTGTATTATTGGAGGGTTTGAGCTAGTTTATTTTGCATTGAAAGGTGTGAGGGGGCCCTGAGTTGTGAAAGACATTAGGGCCCTGAGTTCTGAAAGCGTCAAAACTTACATCACTCTAACTGGGTTGTTTGTGGTTGTCAGACTGTTCCCCTAAGACACCAaattttttgcctttgcttgagaATTGTGTGTTTAAAATCTTTCCTTCTTACTAGGTGGTATGTACAGTTACCCACTCAGCAAGCCCACCAATACCATGAAATGGAAACgtcctgcctccctccttcACCCTCCCATTTTCCTGTGTCTTctcctgaggaggaggaggaagttgTTAGAGATGAGAACTGTGCTCTGCCTTCTCGACTTCATCCTCAAGTGGCAGACAAGATCCGAGAACTGGTGTCTCAGGGAATAGAGCAGGTCTATGCAGTGAGGAAGCAACTAAGGTACAGAACTGTCTGGAATGCTCTCAGTCTGTAGTGCTGTATCTACTCTTGCATCTGATTAATTTGGTTTGCAACTAAATGGTTGCAAATGCTGATGCACCACTGGGTGTATTTCCCAGATGTCATGAGACTGTTTTTCCCagcttttatcttctctttctgtATTGTTTTTGGTAGCCACCAAAAGCTGCTGTACTCTTTAAATATACTTAAATAAATGGAGATTTTAAATTCCAAACTCTGTAGCAGATGCACAAGGAACTGGCAGAAGATCATCTAGCTTGCTTTTGCCTTGTCATTGCAacaaggggagggagaaggtaGTGGTGTCTCTAACAGAGGGAAATAGCACAATGTATTTAAATGTGCATATTTGAATGTCCTTTAACATGTGACAGAAAGTATGTGGAAAGAGAGTTATTCACGCCTGATGAAGTGCCAGAAAGACAtaatctgtccttcttccccaCTGTGAATGACATCAAGAACCACATTCATGAAGTACAGAAGTCCCTAAGGAATGGAGAGATGGTGTATAATTCAGAAAGTATCCCAGCAATGGTATGTTAGCCTTTGTGTAtctttttgatttttggagtTGTACTAGAagtgttgtttttaatttgtaccattttgctgtatttctttaaaaattctctATGACTTCATATTTCCAGCAGCAATATTTTCACTGGAATCTCTGGCTGAGCACGGTTGGATTAAATGTGAATAAAACCTTCTGACCTTCCTCAGTATTTATCTCATCAGCATTAGATTGCTGTTATTTGATTGACAAATTATACAATACTAGCACTTCTTAATGCCCATGAACTGGAAGCCATGTGGTGTAGAAAAATTGGCACGTGGCAGAaaattttattcaattttgtCATCATGTGTTTTGAAGAAGTTACTACTACTTTTCTGTATCTGAAAAAACAGAGGTGAGGTGTGTCTGAGGTCCAGTCGAAATTAGGGCTTACATGACATTTTGAATGTGTAAACATTAGTAAATGCACTCTATAGCAAGTGAAGTAAGCTTGAAGTCAATACTTCTGAATGCTCAGTAACTCTCAgatatttcttaattttctttcacttattGACTCATAAAGGATACACAGTGATCCTAGTTTTCCCAGTTATGAGAGTGACTACTAAGAAACTGCTGATTTAAAATCAGCTTTGACAAACCCTTCTGTTAAATCATGCTGTGTCATCAGTCTTTACCTTCTCCCTGTACTGTTATGGCCCAGGTGAGTGAGTGTTCTTTTTAGTTAGCCAAATGGTTTGactgttttctattttaaagtCTTTAAACTCTCATGAGCAGACTTCAGCCTTCCTGATATAGTGTAATgttcacaatattttttttttttggtaaatcaAGAGCTCCCAAAATGCATAGTTATAAGAAAATAAGGAAGTGTAGTTTTAGACATTGTTTTCCTACAGGTCCTGTATTGagcctgtgttcctgcagtaGACAAGCTTGTACCCTTTCTGAGAACTGAgatctttttcctttcagctgcaATGGACCACAGACAGTGGGAATGTCCTCACAGAAACAGTGACTGTTACATttgcctcaccaccttcagaTGGTAGGACTGTTTGGATAACGTAGCTGTCTTCAAATGTGTTTTATTAGCTATGTCACAGAAGTTCAGTTTTATTCCAGAGAGGTTGCTGCCATGTTCTGTCACTCAGCTGAACTTAAGAAGGATTATTTTGTCATAactattttcatttgctttttttaactATTTGACTGCATGTGTGGAAAAATATGTAGTCATGATGTTGTTGGAAGAAGTACTAAAATAATGAATTGGGCTTTTATTTAGCAGCCTCAAGCAATTAAAAATTTCAGTGGGATGGTTGtgtgaaaagaacattttatctTGGATGAAGATGCTAATAACGCCTGTCAAGAGAATTAAATTAGACTCAGCTTGAACAGTGTCCCTCTTTTTTAAGAAAGTCttgttttttaggaaaaaagaaatttgcaaTGTGAGCAGACTTACTGCAGTTAAGCTTGCATGCCTGTGTTAATATTGCTATTACTGTGCTTTTAGGGAGAAACACAGAGTAGTTGTGCTCTCAACAGCTGTGATAGAGCTGAGCAGGATGACTTTTGGTATGAACTGAGTGCTGGAGAAGGTTCAGGAAGAGACCAATTCTTGGCTTCTTTGTTTTACACAGATAATTCTCTAAGACAAAGTAGCCTATCAAATGTGTAAACATCCATCCAGTGACACACTGAATTTTACAGGAGGCCAGAGAattggttttgtttagttttatgCACATGTGCATCAACTCAGTGAAAATAAGCAGATACTCTAATTGCAGCATATCTTGTCTTCCCTTATATGTGTGGGTATGTGTTTGTACATATTTCAAACACATGTTTATAATGGTATTACAagtctaaggaaaaaaagaagcctgGCTTTCTAAAAATGAGCTCTTATTAATGTTTGTGAAGTGGTAGCAAGGGAAAACAACATTGACTTTTATGACTACTCTTTGTATacgggttttttttaatttcaacttGTGCCAAATGGGGACAACTTTACATTTAAGAAATCAGGCAATAACGGAACTTCTTGTGTGGAACCCCATATCTCCATGGGATACAGCTCCCTCTGTAGCAGGGATATCAGGAGTTGAACTATTAGCTTTGTTCCTGGGCATGTTGCCGTAAAATACAACCTAAGGAAAGAACTACCATCTCTTCCTGCATATGAACATTCACATATGCATATGGATATTAAAAACAGCCTAAATATTTGAAGTAGTTGTGTTCAAGGGGATTTATAGAGAGTATCTTGTGGTCAGTTGTGATAAAGAGTTAAGAGTTTGCAGATCAGTATGTATGTTGAAAAATGAATCTCCCCTCAGATTGCTGAAACTTTTTCTATGATTTTCTGATAAGAAA
Coding sequences:
- the CARF gene encoding calcium-responsive transcription factor isoform X7; its protein translation is MECQYGPRRKGFQPKKAGEQESTSGHLYKATCPARIYIKKVQKFPEYRVPTDPKIDKKIIRMEQEKAFNILKKNLIDAGGILRWYVQLPTQQAHQYHEMETSCLPPSPSHFPVSSPEEEEEVVRDENCALPSRLHPQVADKIRELVSQGIEQVYAVRKQLRKYVERELFTPDEVPERHNLSFFPTVNDIKNHIHEVQKSLRNGEMVYNSESIPAMLQWTTDSGNVLTETVTVTFASPPSDGSSGGESVITKAESNQSGESLPPETAQLLSSLSSLQPKIFAQLQGLQLQSAFTSTNGSTALIAVNNHSPPSPASLLDSLGSAITSHSLTLNQGHNLQAGAGLTQHGAAASAFGTPPGSDQSLAAIGQLVPAGGVNDSRSLQGVHQILLGDVQTIPVQIVDNQPALTEENTEGITCVSQVKQEPREKALSMEPDKIRDCHSSSP